A genomic stretch from Lathyrus oleraceus cultivar Zhongwan6 chromosome 2, CAAS_Psat_ZW6_1.0, whole genome shotgun sequence includes:
- the LOC127119638 gene encoding protein SRG1: MYRCFTILIPSVQELVKQTITNVPEQYVQSNQDPIVLSNTNSLPQVPVIDLHKLLSDDTTELQKLHHACREWGFFQLINHGVNTSLVENMKIDVEQFFNLPMEEKKKKFSQTPNDIQGFGQLFVVSDEQKLDWADMFYINTLPLDSRHPDLIPNIPEPFRDHLEIYCLELKNIVVTMIGLMEKALKIKSNELVELFEDVSQGMRMNYYPPCPQPENVIGIYPHSDLGALTILLQANEIEGLQIKKDGQWIPIQPLPNAFVCNIGDMLEIITNGIYRSIEHRAIVNSKERITIATFHRLNMRRVIGPTPSLISAERPALFKTIGVADFINGYLSRKLEGKSYLDVVRIENEIGK, translated from the exons atgtatcgctgcttcaccatactaat ACCTTCTGTTCAAGAGTTAGTAAAGCAAACCATTACTAATGTTCCAGAACAATATGTTCAATCAAATCAAGACCCTATTGTTCTATCTAACACAAATTCTTTACCACAAGTTCCTGTCATCGACCTGCATAAATTGTTGTCTGATGATACAACTGAGTTACAAAAGCTCCACCATGCTTGCAGAGAATGGGGTTTCTTCCAG CTGATTAACCACGGAGTCAACACTTCACTTGTTGAAAACATGAAGATAgatgttgaacaatttttcaaCCTTCCAATGGAAGAGAAGAAAAAGAAATTTTCGCAAACACCGAATGATATACAAGGGTTTGGTCAGTTGTTTGTTGTATCTGATGAACAAAAGCTAGATTGGGCAGACATGTTCTATATTAACACTTTGCCTTTAGACTCAAGGCATCCAGATCTAATTCCCAACATTCCCGAACCATTCAG AGATCATCTAGAGATATATTGTTTAGAACTGAAAAACATAGTTGTTACAATGATTGGTCTTATGGAGAAAGCCCTTAAGATTAAATCCAACGAGTTAGTAGAGTTATTCGAAGATGTTTCTCAAGGAATGAGGATGAATTACTACCCTCCATGTCCTCAACCAGAAAATGTTATTGGAATATATCCGCATTCCGATCTCGGAGCCTTAACGATACTTCTCCAAGCTAATGAGATCGAAGGCCTTCAAATAAAAAAAGATGGACAGTGGATTCCAATTCAACCTCTCCCTAATGCTTTTGTCTGCAACATCGGAGACATGTTAGAG ATCATTACGAATGGAATTTACCGAAGCATCGAGCATCGAGCGATAGTGAATTCAAAGGAGAGGATCACTATTGCTACATTTCATAGGCTTAATATGAGAAGAGTTATAGGTCCAACACCAAGCCTTATTTCTGCTGAAAGACCTGCATTGTTCAAGACAATTGGTGTGGCTGATTTCATTAATGGATACCTGTCACGCAAGCTAGAAGGGAAATCATATTTGGATGTTGTAAGAATTGAAAATGAGATTGGTAAATAA